A single region of the Chloroflexota bacterium genome encodes:
- the truB gene encoding tRNA pseudouridine(55) synthase TruB, which translates to MARPSAPHVDGYLNVLKPPGLTSHDVVARVRRLTGAQRVGHTGTLDPSAAGVLPLALGRATRTVDASAWDRKMYWADVLFGLSTTTDDAEGAPLAVGDPSNLEESDIRAALRSFIGQIDQRPPAYSAVHVGGERAYRAARRGLETRLPSRSVVIHAIQVAVWSPPLLSLLVDCGSGTYIRALARDIGEALACPAHLQALVRLRVGPFGIGEATDLASLEALGGGAAWLSLVWPPDIALRETPAVVSPSSRSLDFLYGRRWCAAGAEAGPDRPLPTARDERPISAAPRARIYSVEGDLLGVAVQRDGEEWQPVLSFVRSPAHHLS; encoded by the coding sequence ATGGCCAGGCCATCCGCACCGCACGTCGATGGGTACCTGAACGTCCTGAAACCGCCTGGGCTGACGTCGCACGACGTCGTGGCTCGCGTGCGACGACTCACCGGCGCGCAGCGCGTCGGGCATACCGGAACGCTCGATCCGTCAGCGGCCGGCGTTCTGCCCCTCGCGCTGGGACGCGCGACGCGGACCGTCGATGCTTCCGCCTGGGACCGCAAGATGTACTGGGCCGACGTGCTGTTCGGCTTGTCCACGACCACGGACGACGCGGAGGGAGCGCCACTAGCTGTCGGCGACCCGTCGAATCTTGAAGAGTCCGACATTCGCGCGGCGCTGCGGAGCTTCATCGGGCAGATCGATCAGCGCCCACCGGCGTACTCGGCTGTGCACGTCGGGGGGGAGCGCGCGTATCGCGCGGCGCGGCGCGGCCTGGAGACCCGGCTCCCATCGCGCTCGGTCGTCATTCACGCAATACAGGTAGCGGTCTGGTCGCCGCCCCTGCTTTCGCTCCTCGTCGACTGCGGATCGGGTACCTACATTCGGGCTCTTGCGCGCGACATTGGCGAGGCGCTGGCCTGCCCCGCGCACCTGCAAGCGCTCGTCCGTCTCCGCGTCGGGCCCTTCGGGATTGGTGAAGCGACCGATCTCGCTTCGCTCGAAGCGCTCGGCGGTGGCGCAGCGTGGCTCTCGCTCGTTTGGCCACCGGACATCGCGCTGCGCGAGACGCCGGCTGTTGTCTCGCCATCGTCGCGGTCGTTAGACTTCCTCTACGGGCGACGATGGTGCGCGGCGGGCGCCGAGGCCGGACCCGATAGGCCGCTCCCGACGGCGCGGGATGAGCGACCCATCTCCGCCGCGCCCCGAGCCCGGATCTATTCCGTCGAGGGCGACCTCTTGGGCGTCGCCGTTCAACGCGACGGCGAGGAGTGGCAGCCCGTCCTCAGCTTTGTTCGGAGCCCGGCGCACCATCTGTCCTAA
- a CDS encoding bifunctional riboflavin kinase/FAD synthetase yields MEHDTPEVALTIGVFDGVHRGHQDLVRRMVESARRAGLAAHCITFDPDPEAFLRPERPPKALTDPGERSSLLRDLGVECVEVVPFDAAVASETAEQFLRDVSQRCRPRQIWVGEDFALGHDRAGTVPVIRELGRSMGFDVTSVPLLMHAGRPISSSWVRSALASGDVGLAERLLGRPYTISGIVEPGARRGRLLGFPTANVSPPPGRALPADGVYFVMVTVTSSPDGPDPSPTQRRFGVVNLGGRPTFDEAERLLETHILDFAGDLYGARLAVSFLAQLRGTQRFASIDELRLQIDRDVDRARKLVAERSERS; encoded by the coding sequence GTGGAGCACGACACTCCGGAAGTTGCCCTCACCATTGGTGTGTTCGATGGCGTCCATCGAGGCCATCAGGACCTCGTGCGCCGGATGGTCGAATCCGCGCGTCGCGCCGGCCTGGCAGCGCATTGCATCACGTTCGATCCTGATCCCGAGGCGTTTCTCCGTCCAGAGCGTCCGCCCAAGGCGTTGACCGATCCCGGCGAGCGCTCGTCGCTCCTTCGGGACCTCGGCGTCGAGTGCGTCGAAGTTGTCCCGTTCGACGCTGCCGTGGCGTCCGAGACGGCCGAACAATTCCTCCGCGACGTGAGTCAGCGGTGTCGGCCGCGCCAGATCTGGGTTGGCGAAGATTTCGCCCTCGGGCACGACCGCGCCGGTACAGTGCCCGTGATCCGGGAGCTTGGGAGATCGATGGGCTTTGACGTGACGTCGGTGCCGCTTCTGATGCACGCGGGTCGACCGATCAGCAGCTCGTGGGTGCGATCAGCCCTCGCGTCGGGCGACGTCGGGCTCGCCGAGAGGCTGTTGGGGCGCCCATACACGATCTCCGGCATCGTGGAACCGGGGGCCCGGCGTGGGCGGTTGCTCGGCTTTCCGACGGCCAACGTCTCGCCACCCCCCGGACGGGCGCTGCCTGCAGACGGCGTCTATTTCGTGATGGTCACCGTCACCTCGAGTCCGGACGGACCGGACCCATCGCCCACCCAGAGGCGGTTCGGTGTCGTGAACCTCGGGGGACGGCCGACTTTCGACGAGGCCGAGCGCCTGCTGGAAACGCACATCCTGGACTTCGCCGGAGACCTGTATGGCGCCCGACTTGCCGTATCCTTTCTTGCACAGCTTCGGGGGACTCAGCGCTTCGCGTCCATCGACGAGCTTCGATTGCAGATCGATCGGGACGTGGACCGGGCGCGCAAACTCGTGGCAGAGCGATCAGAGCGATCGTGA
- a CDS encoding zinc ribbon domain-containing protein: MPVYEYYCRQCDTKFEKLQPMSASAEPAVCPECHAGALRTLSVIAGRGHGDDGIGAGGCACGGACSCA, translated from the coding sequence ATGCCCGTCTACGAATACTATTGCCGCCAGTGCGACACCAAGTTCGAGAAGCTCCAGCCGATGAGCGCCTCGGCCGAGCCCGCGGTCTGCCCGGAGTGCCACGCAGGGGCGCTGCGCACCCTCTCCGTCATCGCCGGTCGCGGGCACGGGGACGATGGGATCGGCGCAGGGGGGTGCGCCTGCGGTGGGGCGTGCAGCTGCGCCTGA
- the fusA gene encoding elongation factor G: protein MKSYTADAIRNVGLFGHGGAGKTTLAEAMLFHAGAISRLGRVDDGSATTDYDPDEVKRKMSISAALAPLEWTDTKINVIDAPGYADFFGEVVQAMAVSDTALLVVDGVSGLQVGTDAARRQAAADDRPIMVFVNRLDRENANFHQVFDQLRERFGTGVLALSIPIGAESAFRGVADVIAEQAILDEKGAPASVPDDAAGDVARYREMLIESAAELNDDLLTKYLEEGELSTDEIRSAIRSGFADGRVVPVLAGSALQVRGIRSLLDAIVAFAPPASQAKPRIESGDGADGVAALVFKTISDPFIGRLSFLRSYRGEVHSDSHVWNSERRKEERIGQLFMMRGKQQEPIPSIPMGDIGVVPKLSETRTGDTLTTKDHPITLARIKFPEPAYSAAIEPKTKNDLEKLSPSLARMIEEDPTLSVHRESSTGEMILSGLGESHLEIACERMQRKFGVNVTLSTPRVPYRETIRSSAKAEGRYVRQTGGHGQYGVCWIELEPLERGGGFEFVDRIVGGVVSQSYRPAVEKGIREAMEEGVLAGYPVVDVRATLYDGKEHPVDSSEMAFKIAGSLAFKKAASEAGLELLEPIMELEITVPDEFTGDVIGDLNTKRAQVHGMNPEGGTTTISADVPQAEILRYATDLRALTQGRGTYSMRFSHYQEVPAHVAQQLVEKLKAEHAAQK from the coding sequence ATGAAGAGCTACACGGCTGATGCAATTCGCAACGTCGGATTGTTCGGCCATGGCGGCGCCGGCAAGACGACGCTCGCAGAGGCGATGCTCTTCCACGCGGGCGCGATCAGTCGGCTCGGACGCGTCGATGACGGCTCCGCCACCACCGACTACGACCCCGACGAAGTGAAGCGCAAGATGTCCATCAGCGCCGCGCTTGCGCCGCTGGAGTGGACCGACACGAAAATCAATGTCATCGACGCTCCCGGCTACGCCGACTTCTTCGGCGAGGTGGTCCAGGCGATGGCCGTCAGCGACACTGCGCTGCTCGTGGTGGACGGCGTTTCCGGTCTCCAGGTCGGCACCGATGCCGCTCGCCGACAGGCCGCCGCCGACGACCGCCCCATCATGGTCTTCGTCAATCGGCTCGATCGCGAGAACGCGAATTTCCATCAGGTGTTCGACCAGCTCCGCGAGCGGTTCGGCACGGGCGTTCTCGCGCTCTCGATCCCCATCGGCGCCGAAAGCGCGTTTCGCGGCGTCGCGGACGTCATTGCAGAGCAGGCCATCCTCGACGAGAAGGGAGCCCCTGCGTCAGTTCCGGATGACGCGGCTGGGGATGTCGCGCGGTATCGCGAGATGTTGATCGAGTCCGCGGCGGAGCTGAACGACGATCTCCTGACAAAGTACCTCGAAGAGGGCGAGCTTTCCACAGACGAGATCCGCTCCGCGATCCGCTCGGGCTTCGCCGATGGACGCGTGGTGCCCGTCCTGGCCGGATCCGCCCTCCAGGTGCGGGGGATCCGGAGCCTTCTCGACGCCATCGTCGCGTTCGCGCCGCCGGCTTCTCAGGCAAAACCGCGAATCGAATCGGGAGATGGAGCCGACGGAGTCGCGGCGCTGGTCTTCAAGACCATTTCCGATCCGTTCATCGGGAGGCTGAGCTTCCTCCGCTCCTATCGTGGTGAGGTGCACTCCGACAGCCACGTCTGGAACTCCGAGCGTCGGAAGGAAGAGCGCATCGGGCAGCTCTTCATGATGCGTGGGAAGCAGCAAGAGCCGATCCCGTCGATCCCCATGGGTGACATCGGGGTGGTGCCGAAGCTGAGCGAGACCCGAACGGGCGACACGCTGACGACAAAGGACCACCCGATCACGCTCGCCCGCATCAAATTCCCGGAACCGGCGTACTCTGCCGCCATCGAACCGAAAACGAAGAATGATCTCGAAAAGCTGAGCCCGTCCCTCGCGCGGATGATCGAGGAAGACCCCACCCTGTCGGTGCATCGCGAGTCCTCCACTGGCGAGATGATTCTGTCCGGTCTCGGCGAATCGCACCTGGAGATCGCCTGCGAGCGGATGCAGCGCAAGTTCGGCGTCAACGTGACACTCTCGACGCCGCGCGTGCCCTACCGCGAGACGATCCGGTCATCGGCGAAAGCGGAGGGCCGGTACGTCCGACAGACGGGTGGCCACGGCCAGTACGGGGTCTGCTGGATCGAGCTGGAGCCGCTCGAGCGGGGCGGAGGGTTTGAGTTTGTAGATCGGATCGTCGGGGGCGTGGTCTCGCAGAGTTATCGGCCAGCGGTCGAGAAGGGCATTCGCGAGGCGATGGAGGAGGGCGTCCTGGCCGGATATCCGGTCGTGGACGTGCGCGCGACCCTCTATGACGGAAAGGAACACCCCGTCGACTCGTCGGAGATGGCATTCAAGATCGCCGGCTCGCTCGCGTTCAAGAAGGCGGCCTCGGAGGCCGGCCTCGAGCTGCTCGAGCCCATCATGGAGCTCGAGATCACCGTCCCCGACGAGTTCACCGGCGACGTCATCGGCGACCTGAACACGAAACGCGCGCAGGTGCACGGGATGAACCCCGAGGGGGGAACGACGACGATCTCGGCGGACGTCCCCCAGGCCGAAATTCTCCGCTACGCGACCGATCTTCGAGCGCTCACCCAGGGACGCGGCACGTACTCGATGCGCTTCTCGCATTATCAGGAGGTGCCGGCCCACGTGGCGCAGCAGCTCGTGGAGAAGCTGAAGGCGGAACACGCCGCTCAGAAGTAG
- a CDS encoding rhomboid family intramembrane serine protease: MIPISDSPRRRSFPWVTILIIALNIAVFLYELTLNGTQLDRFTQSVGVVPVEISTGRDIPPADPGPVYVTLLTSMFVHGGFLHIASNMLYLWVFGDNVEDAFGHLGYLLFYLVTGVVAGLTQVLINTTATVPSIGASGAIAGVLGAYLLLYPRADVRTILFIGPFLTVPRISALFLIGFWFLTQLLSGVAALEVSTQQTGGVAFWAHIGGFISGFVLALVFRPRRAAVSRTAW; this comes from the coding sequence GTGATTCCAATCAGCGACAGTCCGCGACGGAGGTCGTTTCCCTGGGTCACGATTCTCATCATTGCCCTGAATATCGCCGTCTTTCTGTACGAGTTAACGCTCAACGGGACGCAGCTTGATCGATTCACCCAATCGGTGGGCGTGGTTCCCGTCGAGATCTCCACCGGACGCGACATCCCGCCCGCCGACCCTGGACCCGTCTACGTCACGCTCCTGACGTCCATGTTCGTGCACGGGGGATTCCTGCACATCGCCAGCAACATGCTCTATCTCTGGGTTTTCGGCGACAACGTCGAGGACGCATTCGGCCACCTCGGGTATCTCCTCTTCTATCTGGTGACGGGTGTCGTCGCCGGCCTTACGCAGGTCCTGATCAACACGACGGCGACGGTACCCAGCATCGGCGCCAGCGGCGCAATCGCCGGCGTCCTGGGCGCGTACCTGCTGCTGTACCCCAGAGCCGACGTGCGGACCATTCTGTTCATCGGGCCCTTCCTGACCGTGCCGCGAATATCCGCCCTCTTCTTGATTGGCTTCTGGTTCCTGACGCAGCTACTCTCGGGTGTTGCCGCGCTCGAGGTGAGCACGCAGCAAACCGGAGGTGTCGCATTCTGGGCGCACATCGGCGGGTTCATCTCGGGGTTCGTGCTCGCCCTCGTCTTTCGGCCGCGTCGGGCCGCGGTCTCCAGGACCGCGTGGTAG
- a CDS encoding YebC/PmpR family DNA-binding transcriptional regulator, with product MSGHSKWAQIKRQKGVADVKRGQIFTKLGREISVAVREGGPNADANPRLRLAIDRARAANMPIDTIDRAIKRAAGGPEGAALDQVTYEGYGPGGAAILVEVLTDNRNRAVAEVRSAFTRAGGSLGEAGCVAWMFNQQGLLTIEADGNDPDEISLWAIDAGAEDVRVDGSTVEVYTAPGDLESARSALAARKANITGAELAMVPTTSISLDPKEAASTLRLMERLEDLDDVQKVYTNLEISEEALAEYEQR from the coding sequence GTGTCAGGACACTCCAAGTGGGCACAGATCAAGCGGCAAAAAGGGGTCGCTGACGTCAAGCGCGGTCAAATTTTCACGAAGCTGGGACGGGAGATCTCCGTCGCGGTTCGGGAGGGCGGCCCCAACGCCGACGCCAATCCGCGACTTCGCCTCGCGATCGATCGCGCGCGGGCCGCGAACATGCCAATTGACACAATCGACCGCGCCATCAAACGCGCCGCCGGCGGCCCCGAGGGAGCAGCCCTCGACCAGGTGACCTACGAAGGGTACGGGCCCGGCGGGGCGGCGATCCTGGTCGAAGTCTTGACGGACAATCGCAACCGGGCCGTGGCCGAGGTGCGAAGCGCCTTCACCCGCGCTGGCGGCAGCCTCGGCGAAGCGGGCTGCGTCGCGTGGATGTTCAATCAGCAAGGGCTGCTCACCATCGAGGCGGACGGGAACGATCCAGACGAGATCAGCCTCTGGGCGATCGACGCCGGGGCGGAGGACGTGCGCGTGGACGGCAGCACGGTCGAGGTGTACACCGCTCCGGGCGATCTCGAGAGCGCTCGATCCGCCCTCGCCGCGCGCAAGGCGAACATCACCGGCGCGGAGCTGGCAATGGTGCCCACGACGTCGATCTCGCTCGACCCGAAGGAGGCGGCTTCGACGTTGCGGCTGATGGAGCGTCTCGAAGACCTGGACGACGTCCAAAAGGTCTACACGAACCTGGAGATCTCGGAGGAGGCGCTCGCCGAGTACGAGCAGCGGTGA
- the ruvC gene encoding crossover junction endodeoxyribonuclease RuvC, with protein MSERVRTILGIDPGIALLGYGVVESRGESLAHLEHGCVATPSGTALPARLRALYEGLSGVIRRYSITDVAMESLFHSRNVTTAVSVGQARGVAMLATVCGDTAYAEYTPTAVKQLVTGYGRASKRQMQEMIRLLLRLDSLPTPDDAADALAVAICHARRADLDAIVSNAAARAQ; from the coding sequence GTGAGCGAGCGCGTTCGGACGATTCTCGGGATCGATCCGGGAATCGCGCTGCTCGGCTATGGTGTCGTGGAGTCCCGCGGCGAATCCCTCGCTCACCTGGAACACGGGTGTGTCGCCACTCCGTCCGGCACCGCGCTCCCAGCCCGTCTCCGGGCGCTGTACGAGGGCCTCAGCGGGGTCATTCGGCGGTATTCGATAACCGATGTTGCGATGGAGTCGCTATTTCACTCTCGGAACGTCACGACGGCGGTTTCCGTTGGGCAAGCCCGGGGCGTTGCGATGCTGGCGACGGTGTGTGGCGACACGGCGTACGCGGAATACACGCCAACGGCCGTGAAGCAGCTGGTCACGGGGTACGGCCGGGCTTCAAAGCGGCAGATGCAGGAGATGATTCGCCTGCTGCTGCGACTGGATTCGCTTCCCACGCCGGACGATGCCGCGGACGCGCTTGCCGTGGCGATCTGCCACGCCCGCCGCGCCGATCTCGACGCCATCGTCTCGAACGCCGCCGCTCGCGCGCAATGA
- the ruvA gene encoding Holliday junction branch migration protein RuvA, with protein sequence MVQRVGPNDVVLAVGPVDVRVSVPARTTSALVPGDEIALRTYLYVREDQLALYGFHTGDELALFELLMTVSGIGPKAALAILSVLEANEVRRAINLGNAQPFTRAPGVGARAAARIVTDLRGKVGAVEAEAEAVSDVEVAALGALMAMGYSSGEAKRAVENAGARDTVEDLLRSALGILADR encoded by the coding sequence GTGGTCCAGCGCGTCGGGCCGAACGACGTTGTGCTCGCGGTCGGGCCGGTGGATGTTCGTGTGTCGGTCCCTGCCAGAACAACTTCGGCGCTCGTCCCCGGGGACGAAATCGCGCTCCGTACCTACCTGTACGTACGTGAAGACCAACTCGCCCTCTATGGCTTTCACACCGGAGATGAGCTGGCCCTGTTCGAGCTGCTGATGACGGTCTCGGGCATCGGACCCAAAGCGGCCCTGGCGATTCTGTCGGTGCTGGAGGCCAACGAGGTTCGGCGCGCCATCAACCTGGGCAATGCGCAGCCGTTCACGCGCGCCCCGGGAGTCGGCGCGCGCGCAGCCGCGCGGATCGTGACCGATCTTCGTGGGAAGGTGGGCGCAGTGGAGGCGGAAGCCGAGGCCGTCTCAGATGTCGAGGTGGCCGCGCTCGGAGCATTGATGGCGATGGGGTATTCCAGCGGTGAGGCGAAGCGCGCCGTCGAGAACGCCGGCGCGCGGGACACCGTTGAGGATCTTCTCCGATCGGCCCTTGGAATTCTGGCCGATCGATGA
- the galU gene encoding UTP--glucose-1-phosphate uridylyltransferase GalU: protein MRMTVRKAVIPAAGLGTRFLPATKALPKEMLPIVDKPVIQYVVEEAVASGIRQIVVITGQSKRAIEDHFDAQFELESRLEAAGRMDDLQMVRKITELAEFAYVRQGQPKGNGHAVLCAQVAVGSEPFAMVWGDDIVDAATPCLRQMIAAYEQFGGAIGAVMRVADADVSRYGIIDAEPMGGRMHRLRRIVEKPSAHDAPSNLATVHAWILPPSIFPILESTPPGKDDEIWLVDAIMRLLEDEPVYAMEFDGRRYDAGNKLEFLQATIDFALRRDDLGPGLRRYLESILASEPVR, encoded by the coding sequence ATGAGGATGACCGTTCGGAAGGCGGTGATTCCCGCGGCTGGCCTCGGAACGCGGTTTCTCCCCGCCACGAAGGCGCTCCCGAAGGAGATGCTTCCGATTGTCGACAAGCCAGTGATTCAATACGTTGTTGAGGAGGCCGTAGCCTCGGGAATCCGGCAGATCGTCGTGATCACCGGCCAATCCAAACGGGCGATCGAAGACCACTTCGACGCGCAGTTTGAGCTGGAATCCCGGCTCGAGGCAGCCGGCCGAATGGACGATCTCCAGATGGTACGGAAAATCACGGAGCTGGCCGAGTTCGCGTACGTGCGACAGGGACAGCCCAAGGGAAACGGCCACGCCGTCCTCTGCGCGCAGGTCGCCGTCGGCTCAGAGCCCTTTGCGATGGTTTGGGGTGACGACATCGTCGACGCGGCGACCCCGTGTCTTCGCCAAATGATCGCTGCCTACGAACAGTTTGGCGGCGCCATTGGCGCCGTGATGCGCGTCGCGGACGCTGACGTCTCGAGGTACGGCATCATCGACGCCGAGCCGATGGGCGGACGGATGCATCGCCTTCGCAGGATTGTCGAAAAACCGTCGGCGCACGACGCGCCGTCAAACCTCGCGACCGTTCACGCATGGATACTCCCGCCCAGCATCTTTCCGATCCTCGAGTCCACGCCACCCGGCAAGGACGACGAGATCTGGCTCGTGGATGCCATCATGCGGCTCCTTGAGGACGAGCCCGTATACGCGATGGAGTTCGACGGCCGCCGCTACGACGCAGGGAACAAGCTCGAATTTCTCCAGGCCACCATCGATTTCGCTTTGCGAAGGGACGATCTGGGCCCGGGGCTGCGCCGGTACCTCGAATCGATCCTCGCGAGCGAACCCGTCCGCTGA
- a CDS encoding AI-2E family transporter yields the protein MRFDVTTPPTRDPWFRALIILLTIIAALYLGQMVWGLAARVGDLLVLFLVAWIISFVLEPTVVGLTRLAWLSRTGAVLLVYLAVLVAMTSAFMVLLPAVADQSALAAQQLPQIVERVSILGSGMTALLAAHGIAVGTYADEVLRPIEAALVANGLSLATGAASIAAQILLIVVLSVYFMLDGPHLGAALLQAVPTQYRDDFLYFTGSLQRSFGGFLRGQFIQSFVYGLGVAIIMATVGLPYVALASVAAGVAMFIPFLGPGLGLIPTVLVVLAADAGRWWVALLPTLVLNIFVVNVIQPKVMAQEIGLHPTVVLAAVLIGARLAGPWGAIFGAPAAAVIATMASFYKLTVTERRARVLSVAGAVEPEPPMRIHELDEEEQRVTAER from the coding sequence TTGCGATTCGATGTAACCACGCCGCCCACGCGGGACCCCTGGTTTCGGGCGCTCATCATCCTGCTCACGATTATCGCTGCGCTCTATCTTGGCCAGATGGTGTGGGGCCTCGCCGCGCGCGTCGGCGACCTGCTGGTCCTGTTTCTGGTCGCCTGGATCATTTCCTTCGTCCTGGAGCCCACCGTAGTGGGCCTCACCCGGCTTGCGTGGCTATCGCGCACGGGCGCCGTGCTCCTGGTGTACCTCGCGGTGCTGGTGGCCATGACCAGCGCGTTCATGGTGCTCCTGCCCGCCGTCGCGGACCAGAGCGCCCTCGCCGCTCAGCAGCTTCCGCAGATCGTCGAACGCGTGTCCATCCTTGGCAGTGGGATGACCGCACTCCTCGCCGCGCACGGAATTGCCGTCGGGACGTACGCTGACGAAGTTCTGCGCCCCATCGAAGCCGCACTCGTCGCCAACGGATTGTCCTTGGCGACCGGGGCCGCGTCAATTGCTGCGCAGATCCTCCTGATCGTCGTGCTCTCCGTCTATTTCATGTTGGACGGTCCTCACCTTGGAGCGGCGCTGCTCCAAGCGGTTCCCACACAGTATCGCGACGATTTTCTCTACTTCACGGGAAGTCTTCAACGGTCGTTCGGCGGGTTTCTGCGGGGGCAGTTTATCCAGTCATTTGTCTACGGCCTCGGCGTTGCCATCATCATGGCCACAGTCGGCCTGCCCTACGTTGCCCTGGCGAGCGTAGCGGCGGGCGTGGCGATGTTCATTCCGTTCCTGGGCCCCGGCCTGGGCCTGATTCCAACCGTCCTGGTCGTCCTCGCCGCTGATGCCGGGCGCTGGTGGGTCGCGCTCTTGCCGACGCTGGTCCTCAACATCTTCGTCGTCAACGTCATCCAGCCGAAGGTGATGGCGCAAGAGATCGGACTGCACCCGACCGTGGTCCTGGCCGCCGTGCTCATCGGCGCGCGCCTCGCCGGTCCGTGGGGCGCGATTTTCGGTGCGCCCGCTGCCGCGGTGATCGCCACCATGGCATCCTTCTATAAGCTCACCGTTACGGAGCGCCGAGCGCGCGTGCTCTCCGTCGCCGGCGCCGTCGAGCCGGAGCCCCCAATGCGGATCCATGAGCTGGACGAAGAAGAGCAGCGGGTCACTGCTGAACGTTAG
- the thiE gene encoding thiamine phosphate synthase has product MSDRATRFSEILAATRLCAITDQSPSDERMLQIVDRLLDAGVRLIQYRDKARSDGGRVVLGRALATLIHARGGLLIVNDRVDVALACGADGAHLGQDDLPLDAGRRILGPDLLLGASASYAEEIPAIVAAGADYIGFGAVFPTETKPDAEYAGLDLLRTVVHSTALPVIGIGGITEARAPTVLAQGATGVAVVSALFGAPDPGLAATRLLRALSRSSS; this is encoded by the coding sequence ATGTCTGACCGGGCGACGCGATTTTCTGAGATCCTCGCCGCCACGCGCCTGTGCGCGATCACCGACCAGTCGCCGTCGGACGAGCGAATGCTGCAGATCGTCGACCGGCTCCTCGACGCGGGCGTACGGCTGATCCAATATCGTGATAAGGCGCGGTCGGACGGCGGCCGCGTCGTACTAGGACGGGCGTTGGCGACGCTAATCCACGCACGCGGAGGCCTCCTGATCGTGAACGACCGAGTGGACGTCGCGCTGGCCTGCGGGGCCGACGGGGCCCACCTGGGGCAGGATGACCTTCCGCTTGACGCGGGTCGCCGCATACTGGGACCGGACCTGCTCCTGGGGGCGTCGGCCTCCTATGCGGAGGAGATCCCCGCGATCGTCGCGGCTGGGGCCGACTACATCGGTTTCGGTGCCGTCTTCCCCACGGAGACGAAGCCCGACGCGGAGTACGCGGGTCTCGACCTGCTGAGAACGGTCGTACACAGCACGGCGCTCCCGGTCATTGGGATCGGGGGGATAACGGAGGCCAGGGCGCCAACGGTCCTTGCGCAGGGCGCCACCGGAGTCGCGGTGGTGAGCGCGCTGTTTGGCGCGCCCGATCCGGGATTGGCGGCCACACGCCTCTTGCGCGCCCTCAGCCGCTCGTCATCTTGA